One bacterium DNA segment encodes these proteins:
- a CDS encoding DUF3467 domain-containing protein → MAENKQRINIELPEEQGQGIYSNLAIVSHSPSEFVVDFTRVLPGLKKAKVYSRIVLSPTHAKLLMQTLKDNIEKYEKKFGEIKVSYEERKEIGF, encoded by the coding sequence ATGGCTGAAAATAAGCAGCGTATAAATATAGAACTGCCGGAAGAGCAGGGACAAGGCATTTATTCAAATCTTGCTATTGTATCACATTCACCGTCTGAGTTTGTTGTTGATTTTACTCGTGTCCTACCAGGACTTAAAAAGGCTAAAGTTTACTCAAGAATTGTCCTATCTCCAACACATGCTAAGTTATTAATGCAGACACTTAAAGATAACATAGAAAAATACGAAAAGAAGTTTGGCGAAATAAAGGTTAGTTATGAAGAGCGTAAAGAAATAGGCTTTTAA